In one window of Zingiber officinale cultivar Zhangliang chromosome 11A, Zo_v1.1, whole genome shotgun sequence DNA:
- the LOC122031225 gene encoding probable polygalacturonase At2g43860 — protein sequence MSEESSSSWGEIDNEIDKGLISLFVIFLLAAEILADEPTYNVVNFGAKGDGNTDDTQVDGNLKRTNEIWKEKFNSWLLFIRINGLNIYGSGELDGQGTNWWSCKEKNQCPMEAANGLISLFVIFLLAAEILADEPTYNVVNFGAKGDGNTDDTQVDGNLKRTNEIWKENLNSWLLFIRINGLNIYGSGELDGQGTNWWSCKEKNQCSMEAANSLRLLSCTNVQISGLKLINSPMMHISVGKSTNVDIRGITISSPGDSPNTDGIHIQQSQHVMVTDSVIGTGDDCVSMSDGAVDVSVNNVACGPGHGISIGSLGIAGTVATASDIYVSNCNLSQTTNGVRIKTWPTTAVQVSDVKYLSVAGSSTSSVAIALNCSQTVPCTGITMDNVNLWSANQGQQVQSNCIDAKGSVKDKVSPAVPCLSQ from the exons GGTCTTATCAGTCTCTTTGTGATCTTTCTTCTTGCTGCTGAGATTTTGGCTGATGAGCCAACATACAACGTCGTAAACTTTGGAGCTAAAGGAGATGGCAACACAGATGACACTCAA GTTGATGGAAATCTTAAAAGAACAAATGAAATATGGAAAGAAAAGTTCAATAGCTGGCTTCTTTTCATTCGAATCAACGGCCTAAACATCTACGGCTCCGGCGAGCTCGATGGCCAAGGGACAAACTGGTGGTCATGCAAagagaaaaat CAATGTCCAATGGAAGCTGCCAAT GGTCTTATCAGTCTCTTTGTGATCTTTCTTCTTGCTGCTGAGATTTTGGCTGATGAGCCAACATACAACGTCGTAAACTTTGGAGCCAAAGGAGATGGCAACACAGATGACACTCAA GTTGATGGAAACCTTAAAAGAACAAATGAAATATGGAAAGAAAACTTGAATAGCTGGCTTCTTTTCATTCGAATCAATGGCCTAAACATCTACGGCTCCGGCGAGCTCGATGGCCAAGGGACAAACTGGTGGTCATGCAAagagaaaaat CAATGTTCAATGGAAGCTGCCAAT AGTCTTAGGCTGCTGAGTTGCACAAATGTACAGATATCGGGGTTGAAGCTGATCAACAGCCCCATGATGCATATATCGGTGGGGAAAAGCACCAATGTCGACATCAGAGGGATCACCATCTCCTCCCCCGGCGACAGCCCCAACACCGACGGCATCCACATCCAGCAAAGCCAACATGTCATGGTAACAGACTCCGTAATTGGCACAGGAGATGATTGTGTGTCGATGAGTGATGGTGCTGTGGATGTTTCTGTCAACAATGTAGCATGTGGTCCTGGCCATGGAATAAG TATTGGGAGCTTGGGCATAGCTGGGACCGTGGCAACAGCATCAGACATCTACGTTTCCAACTGCAACTTGTCCCAAACGACCAATGGAGTCAGGATCAAAACATGGCCG ACAACAGCAGTCCAAGTGAGCGATGTGAAATATCTCTCTGTGGCAGGAAGCTCAACGAGTAGTGTAGCAATTGCTCTGAATTGCAGCCAAACTGTGCCTTGCACCGGCATCACCATGGACAATGTTAATTTGTGGTCTGCAAATCAAGGACAGCAGGTGCAGTCTAACTGCATCGACGCCAAAGGATCCGTAAAAGATAAAGTCTCGCCTGCTGTCCCTTGCTTGTCTCAATGA